A window from Pseudomonadota bacterium encodes these proteins:
- a CDS encoding tetratricopeptide repeat protein has product MDTVSYPDSKVTDFILNNVIPLRVPFNAKPLATDFNVKWTPTLIAVDWNGIEHHRTVGFLPPEELIPSILLGLAKTYYELDQFPAALQALEKVVTEYPKSGSAPEAVFLRGVCGYKGTHDPKHLKQAYEKLIAEYKDSEWAKRALPYRLIP; this is encoded by the coding sequence ATGGATACAGTTTCGTATCCAGATTCCAAGGTAACGGACTTCATCTTAAACAACGTCATTCCTCTGCGGGTGCCATTCAATGCAAAACCATTGGCTACAGATTTCAATGTAAAATGGACACCCACTCTCATCGCCGTTGACTGGAACGGCATAGAACACCACCGCACAGTCGGCTTTCTGCCGCCGGAGGAATTAATCCCTTCCATTTTGCTCGGATTGGCAAAAACCTACTACGAACTCGATCAATTTCCTGCAGCGCTCCAAGCATTGGAAAAGGTTGTAACCGAATATCCAAAAAGCGGTTCAGCGCCCGAAGCGGTCTTTCTCCGTGGCGTCTGCGGGTACAAGGGTACCCATGACCCCAAACATCTCAAACAGGCATATGAAAAACTCATCGCAGAATACAAAGACAGTGAATGGGCAAAGCGGGCATTGCCGTATAGATTGATACCGTAA
- a CDS encoding helix-hairpin-helix domain-containing protein has translation MFKDKTQLEIKGQIERITYYNEENGYTIAKVKVQGRVDLVTIVGNIVSLIPGEVLKLQGFWDNHPKYGEQFKVVSYESIMPATVKGIEKYLGSGMIKGIGPVTAKRLVSKFGIETLSIIDNDIERLNEVPGIGEKRVEMIRKAWEEQKDIRDVMIFLQGHGVSPAYAIKIYKHYGRDSVKAVSENPYRLAMDIFGIGFITADRIAEKLGIPKDSQIRIEAGILHVLNQLSDDGHVYYPYDLLITECSKILNVEEDRIPVALDSVSTKKKIVVEDVFNPQSAIRNPQLSAVYLARFYLA, from the coding sequence ATGTTTAAGGACAAAACGCAGCTTGAAATTAAAGGGCAAATCGAGCGGATTACTTACTACAATGAAGAAAACGGTTACACCATCGCCAAGGTCAAGGTACAGGGAAGGGTAGACCTGGTTACCATTGTTGGAAACATCGTATCGTTAATCCCCGGAGAAGTGTTGAAGCTTCAGGGCTTCTGGGATAACCACCCTAAGTACGGTGAACAATTTAAAGTAGTATCATACGAATCAATAATGCCTGCAACGGTGAAGGGTATAGAAAAGTATCTCGGTTCAGGCATGATCAAGGGCATAGGCCCTGTTACGGCAAAAAGACTTGTGTCAAAATTCGGCATCGAAACACTCTCCATTATTGACAACGATATAGAAAGGCTCAATGAGGTCCCGGGTATCGGTGAAAAGAGGGTCGAGATGATCCGGAAGGCCTGGGAAGAGCAGAAGGATATCCGCGATGTGATGATATTCCTCCAGGGACATGGCGTAAGCCCCGCCTACGCAATAAAGATATATAAGCATTATGGCAGGGATTCAGTAAAGGCGGTGAGCGAAAACCCTTACAGGCTTGCTATGGACATATTCGGGATCGGTTTCATCACAGCAGACAGGATTGCTGAAAAACTTGGTATCCCGAAAGATTCTCAAATCCGGATAGAGGCAGGTATCCTTCATGTGCTGAATCAGCTTTCCGATGACGGCCATGTCTATTACCCGTACGATCTCCTGATTACAGAGTGCAGCAAGATTCTCAATGTAGAGGAAGACCGTATTCCCGTTGCCCTCGACTCCGTTTCCACTAAAAAAAAAATAGTTGTTGAGGATGTTTTCAATCCGCAATCCGCAATCCGCAATCCGCAATTAAGTGCCGTTTACCTTGCCCGATTTTACCTTGCCGA
- a CDS encoding glycerate kinase, which yields MKNDSSRKTAIDIFNAAVQAVDPYKLVKGYAESILAAYHKEHCNKLYLVSFGKAAFAMTKALAESSIRDIITKGIVITKYGHAQGALTGNIEIFEAGHPVPDAKGLAATKHVIDMLKNGDSQTLVLCLISGGGSALLVAPCNNITLDEKQRVTELLLKAGANINELNTVRKHISAIKGGRLAEIAYPSKVISLILSDVIGDSLDAIASGPTSPDETTYQDAIHVIEKYGLRDNIPDHILHISIKGSEGNVMETPKSEHPVFERVENIIIGSNKIATGAAAKKAIESGFETTILTSELQGEAREVAKWLALKAIEIRGQGSGVIKAGFEGSRGQGVGGSGDKKICLISGGETTVTVQGNGIGGRNMELALVFALEIADTDGMTLLSAGTDGTDGPTDAAGAIVNGQTIKKAKAKGLDPLVYLEHNDSYIFFKNTGELFVTGSTGTNVMDIQIIILK from the coding sequence ATGAAAAACGATTCTTCCAGGAAAACTGCTATCGATATTTTCAACGCTGCGGTACAGGCCGTTGATCCTTATAAGTTAGTTAAAGGTTATGCCGAATCCATATTAGCGGCATATCACAAAGAACATTGCAATAAACTCTATCTTGTCAGCTTTGGTAAAGCCGCCTTTGCAATGACAAAAGCGCTTGCAGAGAGCAGTATCCGGGATATTATCACAAAAGGGATAGTCATCACCAAATACGGTCATGCACAAGGTGCATTGACCGGCAATATCGAGATTTTTGAAGCAGGTCATCCAGTTCCTGATGCAAAGGGATTGGCCGCAACAAAACATGTAATAGATATGCTTAAAAACGGGGATAGCCAAACCCTTGTGCTTTGTCTCATATCCGGTGGCGGTTCCGCCCTCCTCGTAGCCCCCTGTAACAACATAACCCTCGATGAAAAACAACGGGTCACAGAATTGTTACTTAAAGCCGGGGCAAATATAAACGAGCTTAACACTGTGAGAAAACACATTTCCGCCATAAAAGGCGGGAGGCTTGCAGAAATCGCATATCCCTCAAAGGTCATATCCCTCATATTATCAGACGTCATAGGAGATTCGCTGGATGCCATCGCATCAGGGCCGACATCACCTGACGAAACCACCTATCAGGATGCCATTCACGTTATTGAAAAGTACGGACTTAGAGATAACATTCCAGATCATATATTGCACATATCAATAAAAGGTTCTGAAGGAAATGTAATGGAAACCCCCAAAAGTGAGCATCCGGTATTCGAAAGGGTGGAAAATATCATTATTGGAAGCAATAAAATAGCAACCGGAGCGGCGGCTAAGAAGGCTATAGAATCAGGTTTTGAAACGACAATTCTGACATCTGAGCTTCAGGGGGAAGCCCGCGAAGTAGCAAAATGGCTGGCGCTAAAAGCAATAGAAATAAGGGGTCAGGGGTCGGGGGTCATAAAGGCAGGGTTCGAGGGTTCAAGGGGTCAAGGGGTCGGGGGGTCGGGGGACAAAAAGATTTGTTTGATTTCCGGGGGGGAGACAACGGTAACTGTGCAAGGAAATGGTATTGGAGGGAGAAACATGGAGCTCGCCCTTGTCTTTGCCCTCGAGATAGCAGACACAGACGGAATGACCCTTTTGTCTGCGGGAACCGATGGCACAGACGGGCCCACTGATGCGGCGGGTGCTATCGTCAATGGGCAAACAATAAAAAAGGCAAAAGCAAAAGGTCTTGACCCTTTGGTCTACCTGGAGCATAATGATTCTTATATATTCTTTAAAAACACTGGCGAGCTTTTTGTCACAGGCTCAACAGGAACGAATGTGATGGATATTCAAATCATCATATTAAAATAA